From the genome of Deltaproteobacteria bacterium HGW-Deltaproteobacteria-18, one region includes:
- a CDS encoding carboxyl-terminal protease yields the protein MRKTLAAALFLAALMAAQCLHAAPLEAIRDILRRHLLNPPDEAVLAALSDEDLSGKLQDIDPYARIFPAGEYRGPLAGGNSWVGIGAGLAMRAEAPVLHVYRGGGAEQAGVPDRSRLLDIDGRPVAGLDAEAIASLLRGEEGSVVKLDVAPPGGQRMSFTVRRQIFSPLDVELIPPGSQRVVRIREFVGGLTRPALRATLEFVSGSASVDNTARVIIDLRDAPGGDLYEAFDLAGLFLPPGTLLGTIRGRDGYAMEIHASQGDKYSMPLTLLVGPETASAAEIFAGVLRRHERALLVGQTTYGKCASQTDARLSDGSVLRYTNKEVLFPGGGTCTGTGLTPDLAVGDDELDMLSRLVERAQSFSP from the coding sequence GTGAGAAAAACCCTGGCCGCGGCCCTTTTCCTGGCCGCGCTCATGGCGGCGCAGTGCCTGCATGCGGCCCCCTTGGAGGCCATCCGGGACATCCTGCGCCGCCATCTGTTGAACCCGCCTGACGAGGCGGTCCTGGCCGCCCTGTCGGACGAGGACCTGTCGGGCAAGCTTCAGGATATTGACCCGTACGCGCGGATTTTTCCGGCCGGGGAGTATCGCGGTCCCCTGGCCGGGGGGAATTCGTGGGTCGGCATCGGCGCCGGCCTGGCCATGCGCGCAGAGGCGCCGGTCCTGCATGTCTACAGGGGCGGCGGGGCGGAGCAGGCCGGGGTGCCGGACCGCTCCCGCCTGCTGGACATCGATGGCCGGCCCGTGGCTGGACTTGATGCGGAAGCCATTGCCTCGCTGCTCAGGGGTGAGGAAGGGTCCGTGGTCAAGCTCGACGTTGCTCCCCCCGGAGGACAAAGGATGAGTTTCACGGTCCGCCGACAGATCTTCTCGCCCCTGGACGTGGAGCTGATCCCCCCCGGCTCGCAGCGCGTGGTGCGCATCCGTGAGTTTGTTGGCGGCCTGACCCGCCCGGCCCTGCGCGCCACCCTGGAATTCGTGTCCGGTTCGGCATCCGTCGATAACACGGCCAGGGTCATCATCGACCTGCGCGACGCCCCCGGCGGCGATCTGTACGAAGCCTTCGACCTGGCCGGGCTTTTTCTTCCCCCCGGGACGCTGTTGGGCACCATTCGCGGCCGTGACGGGTACGCCATGGAGATCCACGCTTCCCAAGGGGACAAGTACTCCATGCCGCTGACCCTGCTGGTCGGGCCGGAGACGGCCAGCGCGGCGGAAATCTTTGCCGGCGTCCTGCGTCGGCACGAGCGGGCCCTGCTCGTGGGCCAGACCACCTACGGCAAATGCGCGTCCCAGACGGACGCCCGGCTCTCGGACGGCTCCGTGCTGCGCTACACGAACAAGGAGGTTCTGTTCCCGGGCGGCGGCACCTGCACGGGTACGGGCCTGACCCCGGACCTGGCCGTCGGCGACGACGAGTTGGACATGCTGTCCCGGCTGGTGGAGCGGGCGCAGTCGTTTTCTCCGTAG